The proteins below come from a single Tissierella sp. MB52-C2 genomic window:
- a CDS encoding 2-hydroxyacyl-CoA dehydratase translates to MTTDHTNIKDSNVVFTKEMKKDYTILIPDMSSIHFSLFKNVFEQYGYKVEILKNEGPSVVNEGLKYVHNDICYPALLVIGQMIDALNSGKYDLDKVALIISQTGGGCRASNYIHLLRKALNKAGYNNIRVISFNVKGIENNSGFKLTLPLINKLLVALTYGDMLMLLKNQVKPYEISKGSSEDLVEFWINHLGKQFEHDKGYKINEINRNLERIVKSFGNIPVFNEKKIKVGIVGEIYVKYSKLGNNHLEDFLMSEDCEIMVPGIMGFAMYTVDNSMVDVDIYGGSKIKRTSASLIMKYLKMYENMIIQAVKKHSNFTPPSSFEHLKSLGADIINEGCKMGEGWVLTAEMVDLVKMGYENIVCTQPFGCLPNHIVGKGMIRKIRDIYPNANIVPIDYDPGATKVNQENRIKLMLSVAKENQQLNNTTKKHGSSSIEEKASEVKGYKIRKQLKAGS, encoded by the coding sequence ATGACAACAGATCATACTAACATAAAGGATTCAAATGTCGTATTTACTAAAGAGATGAAAAAAGATTATACTATTTTAATTCCAGATATGTCTTCAATCCATTTTTCCCTTTTTAAAAATGTATTTGAACAGTATGGATACAAAGTAGAAATACTTAAAAATGAAGGCCCTTCTGTAGTAAACGAAGGATTAAAATATGTTCATAATGACATCTGCTACCCTGCATTACTTGTTATTGGTCAAATGATAGATGCCCTAAATAGTGGTAAATATGATTTAGATAAGGTAGCCCTCATTATTAGCCAAACAGGCGGAGGGTGCAGGGCTTCCAATTATATACATTTACTTAGAAAAGCTTTGAATAAGGCTGGATATAATAATATCCGCGTTATCTCATTCAATGTTAAGGGGATTGAAAATAATAGTGGATTTAAACTTACTTTACCTTTGATTAACAAATTATTAGTAGCTTTAACCTATGGTGATATGTTGATGCTTTTAAAAAACCAGGTTAAACCCTATGAAATCTCTAAAGGCAGCAGCGAGGATTTGGTAGAGTTTTGGATTAATCATTTGGGAAAACAGTTTGAACATGACAAAGGATATAAAATAAATGAAATAAATAGAAACTTAGAGAGAATAGTGAAATCCTTTGGAAATATTCCAGTTTTCAACGAGAAAAAAATAAAAGTAGGGATTGTTGGGGAAATTTACGTAAAATACTCAAAGTTAGGCAATAACCATCTAGAAGATTTTCTCATGAGTGAAGATTGTGAGATCATGGTTCCTGGTATTATGGGGTTTGCAATGTATACTGTAGATAATTCTATGGTAGATGTTGATATCTATGGTGGAAGTAAGATTAAAAGAACAAGTGCATCATTAATAATGAAGTACCTTAAAATGTACGAAAATATGATTATCCAAGCAGTCAAAAAACATAGTAATTTTACTCCTCCCTCTTCATTTGAACATTTAAAATCTTTAGGTGCTGATATAATAAATGAAGGTTGTAAAATGGGAGAAGGCTGGGTATTAACAGCTGAAATGGTTGATTTGGTTAAAATGGGATATGAAAATATTGTATGTACTCAACCTTTCGGATGCTTACCTAATCATATAGTAGGAAAAGGAATGATACGTAAAATTAGAGATATCTATCCTAATGCAAATATAGTTCCTATCGACTATGACCCAGGGGCTACTAAGGTTAATCAAGAAAATAGAATTAAATTAATGTTATCCGTTGCTAAAGAAAATCAGCAATTGAACAACACTACTAAGAAACATGGATCATCTAGTATAGAAGAAAAAGCTTCAGAGGTTAAAGGCTATAAAATAAGAAAACAATTGAAAGCAGGAAGTTAA
- a CDS encoding acyl-CoA dehydratase activase: protein MRIGIDVGSTTLKCIVLDEYDNIVFSSYERHYSQITKKTKELLERIMEECQCDEYVNLSISGSAGMGFADRCKIPFVQEVYATRIAVGKLIPKADVVIELGGEDAKILFLTNGLEVRMNGSCAGGTGAFIDQMATLLNITPSQMNDLAKSYDKLYTIASRCGVFAKSDVQPLLNQGAKKNDVAASIFYAVVNQTIAGLAQGREILGNVVYLGGPLTFLSELRKSFDKTLDAKGICPEYSLYFVALGAAFMSESQKVNLESTIAMIENQNDDADFAHTSPLFHSVEKYNNFISRHNEEKVIYSNPNEYNGNAYLGIDAGSTTIKMVFIDDDENILNSVYLLNKGNPVSIVKDFLQDFYNKFPNIIIKSSTVTGYGEEILKNAFQIDYGIVETIAHFTGAKKFRPNVDFIIDIGGQDIKCFKIKSGVIDNIFLNEACSSGCGSFLQTFAGALNYSIEDFANLGNFASNPVDLGSRCTVFMNSSVKQAQKDGATIEDISAGLSASVVKNALYKVIRVTSKEGLGKNIVVQGGTFLNNAVLRAFEMELGQEVIRPNIAGLMGAYGAALYAKSNTKDTSTILTKDKLKSFSHKVQGTICGLCSNNCRLTINTFDDDRKFISGNRCEKPLAKKEGKKQLSIYDYKLKLLNNYQPIKGKRGKIGIPMVLNMYELLPFWHKFFTELEFEVFISPKSNRDLYIKGQHTIPSDTICYPAKLVHGHIESLIDDGINNIFYPCMSYNLDEGLGDNHYNCPVVAYYPEVIAANIPQIKNIDFIYDYIGLHRPKDFIKKIHGILGKSFKDITLEEVKLASNKAYEEYYSYLEKIRTMGKHYIDYANKNNLPIIVLAGRPYHVDPEINNGIDKLICQLGAVVISEDVISGNTPKFPTSVLNQWTYHARLYAAAKYIGDKDNMNLVQLVSFGCGLDAVSTDEVSEILENEGKIYTQIKIDEITNLGAVKIRLRSLMEALNQ, encoded by the coding sequence ATGAGAATTGGTATTGATGTAGGTTCTACAACATTAAAATGTATTGTACTGGATGAATATGACAATATAGTTTTTAGTTCCTATGAGCGTCATTATTCTCAGATTACTAAAAAGACTAAAGAATTGCTTGAAAGAATTATGGAAGAATGTCAATGTGATGAATATGTTAATCTCTCTATCTCTGGTTCTGCTGGTATGGGGTTTGCTGATAGATGTAAAATTCCCTTTGTTCAAGAAGTATATGCAACACGTATAGCGGTGGGAAAATTGATACCCAAAGCAGATGTTGTTATTGAATTAGGAGGAGAAGATGCAAAAATACTATTCTTAACCAATGGATTAGAAGTTCGTATGAATGGCTCCTGTGCCGGTGGTACAGGGGCATTTATTGACCAAATGGCTACTTTACTTAACATTACTCCTAGCCAAATGAATGATTTAGCTAAATCTTATGATAAATTGTATACAATTGCCTCAAGATGTGGTGTATTTGCGAAATCAGATGTTCAACCCCTCTTAAATCAAGGAGCTAAGAAAAATGATGTTGCTGCCAGTATCTTTTACGCTGTTGTAAATCAGACCATAGCAGGATTAGCACAAGGTAGAGAAATATTAGGTAATGTTGTATATCTCGGAGGGCCACTTACCTTTTTATCAGAGCTTAGAAAAAGTTTTGATAAAACTCTTGATGCAAAAGGTATTTGTCCAGAATACTCCTTATATTTTGTTGCCCTAGGTGCTGCCTTTATGTCTGAATCCCAAAAGGTAAATCTAGAATCTACTATAGCTATGATTGAAAATCAAAATGATGATGCCGATTTCGCTCACACTTCTCCATTATTTCATAGTGTAGAAAAATATAATAATTTTATTTCTAGACACAATGAGGAAAAGGTAATATATTCAAATCCTAATGAATACAATGGAAATGCATATCTTGGTATCGATGCAGGTTCTACTACAATAAAGATGGTATTTATCGATGATGATGAAAATATCCTAAATTCAGTTTATCTTCTCAACAAAGGAAACCCCGTGTCTATTGTAAAGGACTTTCTACAGGATTTTTATAACAAATTTCCAAATATCATCATAAAGTCTAGTACGGTAACTGGATATGGTGAAGAAATACTAAAAAATGCCTTTCAAATAGACTATGGTATTGTAGAAACTATTGCACATTTTACTGGCGCTAAGAAATTTAGGCCTAATGTGGACTTTATAATAGATATAGGTGGACAAGATATTAAATGCTTTAAGATAAAAAGTGGTGTTATTGATAATATATTTTTGAATGAAGCTTGTTCCTCTGGCTGTGGTTCATTTTTGCAAACCTTTGCCGGAGCCTTGAATTATAGCATTGAAGATTTTGCAAACCTAGGAAACTTTGCTTCAAACCCTGTAGACCTAGGATCACGTTGCACAGTTTTTATGAATTCTTCTGTCAAGCAAGCTCAAAAAGATGGAGCTACCATTGAAGATATATCAGCAGGTTTATCGGCTTCAGTAGTTAAGAATGCATTGTATAAAGTTATTCGAGTTACATCTAAAGAGGGCTTGGGTAAAAATATTGTGGTTCAAGGTGGTACATTCTTGAACAATGCTGTACTTCGTGCTTTTGAAATGGAATTAGGACAGGAAGTTATTCGACCAAATATTGCAGGTTTAATGGGAGCCTATGGTGCAGCCCTTTATGCAAAATCCAATACTAAAGATACCTCCACTATTCTAACAAAAGATAAACTGAAATCCTTCTCCCATAAAGTACAAGGTACTATCTGTGGACTTTGTAGCAATAATTGCAGATTGACTATTAATACATTTGATGATGACAGAAAGTTCATTAGCGGCAATCGATGTGAGAAACCTTTAGCTAAGAAAGAAGGAAAAAAACAATTAAGTATATATGACTATAAATTAAAGCTCTTAAATAACTATCAGCCGATTAAAGGAAAACGAGGCAAAATAGGAATACCCATGGTATTAAATATGTATGAATTATTACCTTTTTGGCATAAATTCTTTACAGAATTAGAATTTGAAGTATTTATTTCTCCTAAATCCAATAGGGATTTATACATAAAAGGTCAACATACTATTCCTTCTGATACCATTTGTTATCCAGCAAAACTTGTTCATGGACATATTGAATCTCTAATAGATGATGGGATTAACAATATTTTCTATCCATGCATGAGTTATAATTTAGATGAAGGATTAGGAGATAACCATTATAACTGCCCTGTAGTTGCATACTATCCTGAAGTGATCGCCGCAAATATTCCACAGATTAAAAATATTGACTTTATCTATGATTATATTGGTCTTCACAGACCTAAAGATTTTATAAAGAAAATCCATGGAATTTTAGGCAAAAGTTTTAAGGATATTACTTTAGAAGAGGTGAAGCTGGCTTCTAACAAAGCCTATGAAGAATACTATTCTTATTTAGAAAAGATTCGAACCATGGGTAAACATTATATAGATTATGCAAATAAAAATAATCTACCTATTATAGTTCTGGCAGGTCGTCCTTACCATGTAGATCCTGAAATAAACAATGGAATAGATAAATTGATATGTCAATTAGGTGCTGTAGTTATATCAGAGGATGTTATTAGCGGAAATACACCCAAATTTCCAACTTCAGTTCTAAATCAATGGACCTATCATGCTAGACTATATGCTGCAGCTAAATATATTGGAGATAAAGATAATATGAATTTAGTACAGTTAGTTTCTTTTGGATGCGGTTTAGATGCCGTCTCTACAGATGAAGTTAGTGAGATATTAGAAAATGAAGGAAAGATTTATACTCAAATAAAGATAGACGAAATAACAAATCTTGGAGCTGTAAAAATTAGACTTCGCAGTCTGATGGAAGCTCTCAACCAATGA
- a CDS encoding response regulator transcription factor — MIKILLVEDDATLAMGIEYTLKNEGYIADVANTFSKGKELADKIDYDLIILDIGLPDGNGFELCKYIRKDKTTPIIFLTAQDEEVNIVMGLDIGGDDYITKPFRIKELISRIKAVLRRVSSVTQRDILVSGDIRLNLIEYKAYIKGELVQLTPSEYKLLNILMNNSHQVLSRTKILENLWDVDGEFVDDNSLSVYIRRLREKIEENSSEPLYIKTIRGVGYIWDRDVRGE; from the coding sequence ATGATTAAGATACTTTTAGTAGAAGATGATGCTACTTTGGCCATGGGAATAGAATATACTTTAAAAAATGAAGGATATATAGCAGATGTGGCAAATACATTTTCTAAAGGAAAAGAACTAGCAGATAAAATAGACTATGATTTAATAATATTGGATATTGGATTACCAGATGGAAATGGATTTGAACTATGTAAATATATAAGAAAAGATAAAACAACACCAATTATATTTCTGACAGCTCAAGATGAAGAAGTGAATATAGTAATGGGATTAGATATAGGTGGAGATGATTATATAACTAAGCCATTTAGGATAAAGGAGTTGATCTCTAGAATCAAAGCAGTCCTTAGAAGGGTATCTAGTGTTACTCAAAGGGATATTCTAGTATCTGGAGATATTAGGTTGAATTTAATAGAATATAAGGCATATATCAAAGGGGAATTAGTTCAATTAACCCCCTCAGAATATAAGCTGTTAAATATTCTAATGAATAATTCCCATCAAGTATTATCTAGGACAAAGATATTAGAAAATCTGTGGGATGTAGATGGAGAGTTTGTAGATGATAATTCATTATCGGTATATATAAGAAGACTCCGAGAAAAGATAGAGGAAAATTCATCTGAGCCTCTATATATAAAAACCATAAGAGGTGTGGGATATATATGGGATAGAGATGTAAGGGGAGAATAG
- a CDS encoding HAMP domain-containing sensor histidine kinase codes for MLRNEEFKSIISKLILLQIIFAIVGYLVVNNSIGNINKKIIERDVALVGNIIKNHPELKDEIIPYITKEVSKENIVIGQEILKSYGYYEELNKSFQPILKGNKLQIFISLIILSFIIPLGLMLKGEYKKIYKKVQDIYTASEKVVEGDFGIYLAEEGEGDFNILNHQFNQMAGRLENSLSVLKREKIFLRNMISDISHQLKTPLSSLIVINDLLLEDENMDLSIRQNFLEKEKSQLDRMEWLTINLLKVARIEAGAIEFKKEKALLKDILNIALSALNHRLENQVLEIEEDENAIFYGDKDWTGEALINIIKNAIEHSRGKVNISLEETPLFSSIIVRDNGEGIDEKHLPHIFERFYKVSSEVKPESIGIGLNLAKLIVESQDGTISVKSKKNEGTEFTMTFLKGVV; via the coding sequence ATGCTTAGAAATGAAGAGTTCAAATCTATAATATCAAAACTTATATTGCTGCAGATAATATTTGCTATAGTAGGTTATCTAGTTGTAAATAATTCTATAGGTAATATAAATAAAAAGATAATAGAAAGGGATGTGGCTTTAGTTGGAAATATAATAAAGAATCATCCAGAATTAAAGGATGAAATAATTCCCTATATAACTAAGGAAGTTTCTAAAGAAAATATAGTAATTGGACAGGAAATATTAAAATCATACGGCTATTATGAGGAGCTAAATAAATCCTTCCAACCAATATTGAAAGGTAATAAGCTACAAATATTTATATCCTTAATAATTCTCTCTTTTATAATTCCTCTAGGTCTTATGCTTAAGGGAGAATATAAAAAGATATATAAAAAAGTGCAAGATATATATACTGCATCAGAAAAAGTAGTAGAGGGGGATTTTGGAATTTATTTAGCTGAGGAAGGAGAAGGAGATTTTAATATACTAAACCATCAATTTAATCAAATGGCGGGTAGACTAGAAAACAGTTTGAGCGTATTGAAAAGGGAAAAAATATTTCTAAGAAATATGATATCAGATATCTCTCATCAGCTTAAGACACCATTATCTTCTTTAATAGTAATAAATGATCTTCTATTAGAAGATGAAAATATGGATTTAAGTATAAGGCAAAATTTCTTAGAAAAGGAAAAATCTCAATTAGATAGGATGGAATGGCTTACAATCAATTTATTGAAGGTAGCTAGAATAGAAGCAGGAGCAATCGAGTTTAAGAAGGAAAAGGCCCTATTAAAAGATATACTTAATATAGCTTTATCTGCATTGAACCATAGATTAGAAAATCAGGTCTTAGAAATAGAAGAAGATGAAAATGCAATTTTCTATGGAGATAAAGATTGGACAGGAGAAGCTTTAATAAATATAATAAAGAACGCTATAGAGCATAGTAGGGGAAAGGTTAATATTAGTTTAGAAGAGACACCTCTATTTAGTAGCATTATTGTAAGGGATAACGGTGAAGGTATAGATGAGAAACACTTACCACATATTTTTGAGAGATTCTATAAAGTAAGCTCTGAAGTTAAGCCAGAGAGTATAGGTATAGGGCTAAATCTAGCAAAACTAATCGTGGAATCTCAAGATGGAACTATTTCTGTAAAGAGCAAGAAAAATGAAGGAACAGAATTTACAATGACTTTTCTAAAGGGAGTAGTTTAA
- a CDS encoding ABC transporter ATP-binding protein: protein MDVVKVVDLCKSYGTGNTKVEALKKVNLTIKQGEFVAVVGASGSGKSTLLHLLGGVDRPTSGKVYVDGVDIYNLSEKKLAIFRRRKVGFIFQFYNLVPVLTAEENMLLPLLLDTKNVNKDHFEELINILGLQERRHHLPNELSGGQQQRVSIGRALSYSPSIVLADEPTGNLDTKNSKEIIDLLKISVRKYNQTLILITHDLNIASQADRIITIEDGSIVKDEVVNSEIL from the coding sequence ATGGATGTAGTAAAGGTTGTAGACCTATGTAAATCCTATGGTACAGGAAATACTAAAGTAGAGGCTTTAAAAAAAGTTAATCTAACTATAAAACAAGGTGAATTTGTGGCAGTAGTAGGGGCTAGTGGCTCTGGAAAATCTACGTTATTACATTTGCTGGGAGGAGTAGACAGACCAACAAGTGGTAAAGTCTATGTAGATGGTGTAGATATATATAATCTTTCAGAAAAGAAATTAGCCATATTTAGAAGAAGAAAGGTAGGATTTATTTTTCAATTCTATAATCTAGTGCCAGTTCTTACTGCAGAAGAAAATATGCTTTTACCGTTGCTTTTAGATACAAAAAATGTAAATAAAGATCATTTTGAAGAACTAATAAATATTCTTGGATTACAAGAAAGAAGACATCATCTTCCAAATGAACTTTCAGGTGGACAGCAACAGAGAGTTTCCATAGGTAGGGCATTGTCCTATAGTCCTTCCATAGTTTTAGCAGATGAACCTACAGGAAACCTAGACACTAAAAATAGTAAAGAAATCATAGATTTACTTAAAATTTCCGTAAGAAAATATAACCAAACATTAATCCTTATAACTCATGATTTAAACATTGCATCACAGGCTGATAGGATAATAACCATAGAAGATGGATCTATCGTAAAAGACGAGGTGGTAAATAGTGAAATCTTATAA